Proteins encoded together in one candidate division WOR-3 bacterium window:
- a CDS encoding acyl-CoA dehydrogenase family protein: MEYFLTDSQKEIRDLARRFAQEKIKPVRAELDRTGEFPFALMKEMAELGLMGVYIPEEYGGFGGGIMEMCLVVEELSRIDGAVALCYAACGLGTFPILLAGTEEQKKKYLPRLAAGELAAFAITEAQAGSDASNVKTRARREGDHYVLNGTKQFITNGSVAKIYTVIASTDPARGARGLSAFIVEDGTPGFTYGKIEDKMGIRCSKTAELVFQDCRVPAENLIGGREGMGFVHTMRTFDRTRPGVGAQALGIAQGALDEALEYAKTRIQFDQPIASFQAVQLMLADMAIQIEASRALVYEAARAADAGVKNIAGIAAMAKVMASDTAMRVTTDAVQLLGGYGYMKDYPVEKMMRDAKITQIYEGTNQIQRLVIASELIKGTLW; the protein is encoded by the coding sequence ATGGAGTATTTTTTAACCGATAGTCAAAAAGAAATCCGGGACCTTGCCCGGCGTTTTGCTCAGGAGAAAATCAAGCCGGTACGAGCGGAACTGGACCGCACCGGTGAATTCCCCTTTGCCCTGATGAAAGAGATGGCAGAACTGGGGCTGATGGGTGTTTACATTCCAGAAGAGTACGGTGGTTTTGGCGGCGGCATAATGGAGATGTGTCTTGTTGTTGAAGAACTCTCCCGGATTGACGGTGCTGTTGCCCTCTGTTACGCCGCCTGTGGCCTTGGTACCTTCCCCATCCTCCTTGCCGGCACCGAAGAGCAGAAAAAGAAGTACCTACCCCGACTCGCCGCGGGCGAACTCGCGGCATTTGCGATTACCGAAGCCCAAGCCGGTTCTGACGCCAGCAATGTAAAAACCCGGGCACGCCGCGAAGGCGACCACTATGTGCTCAACGGCACCAAGCAGTTCATCACCAATGGCAGTGTTGCCAAGATTTATACGGTTATTGCTTCTACCGATCCGGCACGCGGGGCACGCGGGTTGTCCGCCTTCATCGTTGAAGATGGCACACCGGGCTTCACCTACGGCAAGATTGAAGACAAGATGGGCATCCGCTGCTCAAAAACCGCGGAACTCGTTTTCCAGGACTGCCGGGTGCCCGCAGAAAATCTCATCGGTGGCCGCGAAGGTATGGGTTTTGTCCATACGATGCGCACCTTTGACCGTACCCGGCCTGGAGTTGGTGCTCAGGCACTGGGAATTGCCCAGGGTGCCCTTGACGAAGCCCTGGAGTACGCCAAAACCCGCATTCAATTTGACCAGCCTATCGCCAGTTTCCAGGCGGTGCAACTGATGCTCGCCGATATGGCGATTCAGATTGAAGCCTCGCGCGCTCTGGTTTACGAAGCGGCGCGCGCCGCCGATGCCGGAGTCAAAAACATCGCCGGCATCGCGGCAATGGCAAAGGTGATGGCGTCCGACACCGCAATGCGCGTCACCACCGATGCGGTGCAACTTCTGGGCGGCTACGGCTATATGAAAGACTATCCGGTAGAGAAGATGATGCGCGACGCCAAAATCACCCAGATTTACGAAGGGACAAACCAGATTCAACGCCTGGTCATCGCCTCGGAGTTGATCAAAGGAACCCTCTGGTGA
- the trxB gene encoding thioredoxin-disulfide reductase, producing the protein MAEPEVLIVGAGPAGMTAGIYASRAGRKALVIESELIGGQVAKTAIVENYPGFAEPIDAVELVARMEAQARRFGCQFETGEVTGIDRSAQGLEVKTSLGNFNPGAVIICTGTKPRQLGVEGEERFVGRGISYCAICDGPLFRDQAVAVVGGGDSALAEANYLTRFCSRVYLIHRRDEFRAAKVCQERTRQNPKIELLLSRVITGFNGTNRLEGLTIKDLKTGALTTLPVAALFIYVGLVPNTGWCQGMLNLDEAGFIITDENLQTSLPGVFAAGDVRRKSLRQIATAVGDGALAAMMAHEYLNLHG; encoded by the coding sequence ATGGCTGAACCTGAAGTACTGATTGTTGGTGCCGGACCTGCGGGTATGACCGCGGGGATTTACGCCAGTCGCGCCGGGCGCAAGGCGTTGGTGATTGAGAGCGAACTGATTGGCGGTCAGGTGGCAAAGACGGCGATTGTGGAAAACTATCCGGGTTTTGCTGAGCCGATTGATGCGGTGGAACTGGTGGCGCGGATGGAGGCGCAGGCACGCCGGTTCGGGTGCCAGTTTGAGACCGGGGAGGTTACGGGAATTGACCGCAGCGCTCAGGGTCTGGAGGTGAAAACATCGCTGGGTAATTTTAATCCCGGTGCGGTGATTATCTGCACCGGCACCAAGCCAAGGCAACTGGGTGTTGAGGGTGAGGAGCGGTTTGTTGGCAGGGGGATATCGTACTGTGCGATATGTGACGGTCCTTTGTTTCGCGACCAGGCGGTGGCGGTTGTTGGGGGCGGTGATTCGGCGCTGGCTGAGGCGAACTATCTAACCCGGTTCTGCTCCCGGGTGTATCTTATTCACCGCCGGGATGAGTTCCGGGCGGCAAAGGTCTGTCAGGAGCGCACCCGGCAGAACCCGAAGATAGAACTGTTGCTTTCCCGCGTGATAACAGGTTTCAACGGCACCAACCGGCTGGAGGGTCTGACGATAAAAGATTTGAAAACCGGGGCGCTGACGACCCTGCCGGTCGCCGCACTGTTTATCTATGTCGGGCTGGTGCCCAACACCGGTTGGTGTCAGGGTATGCTCAACCTGGACGAAGCCGGGTTTATCATCACCGATGAGAATCTGCAGACCTCTCTGCCCGGTGTTTTTGCCGCTGGCGATGTGCGGCGTAAGTCGCTGCGCCAGATTGCGACCGCGGTTGGTGATGGCGCGCTGGCCGCGATGATGGCGCACGAGTATTTAAACCTGCACGGATAG
- the argF gene encoding ornithine carbamoyltransferase, with protein sequence MKKDLTSIADLTKEEIVTLLDEAEQLKAAVKKEKVLSNARGKMGVLIFEKPSLRTRVTFERALHQLGATSTYLSPTDIGLGTRESVPDVARNLSRWVDVIIARVFEHEKVTGLAQAATIPVINALSDLEHPCQILADLLTIRQHYGRLDGVTIAWTGDGNNVCHSLLLAAGIVGFNLNVATPRGFEPNAEITAQSREFAAKSGAMLKFTYDPCEAVANADFIYTDVWASMGQEDEAAQRRQIFQPFQVNRALLARAKPTTKVLHCLPAHRGEEITDDVLDGPQAIVYDQAENRLHIQRALLARLLKDG encoded by the coding sequence ATGAAGAAGGACTTAACATCAATTGCCGATTTAACAAAGGAAGAGATTGTGACGCTTCTGGACGAAGCGGAACAACTCAAGGCTGCGGTTAAAAAGGAAAAGGTGCTATCTAACGCCCGGGGCAAGATGGGGGTTTTGATTTTTGAGAAGCCCAGTCTGCGCACCCGGGTGACATTTGAGCGCGCGCTGCATCAACTGGGCGCAACCAGTACCTACTTGAGTCCGACCGATATCGGACTCGGAACCAGGGAAAGTGTGCCCGATGTTGCCCGGAATCTGTCGCGCTGGGTGGATGTGATTATCGCCCGGGTTTTTGAGCATGAAAAGGTAACCGGGCTGGCACAGGCGGCAACTATTCCGGTTATCAACGCCCTTTCGGACCTTGAACACCCCTGCCAGATTCTTGCCGACCTTTTGACGATTCGCCAGCATTATGGCCGGCTTGATGGGGTAACCATCGCCTGGACCGGTGATGGCAACAATGTGTGTCACTCTTTGCTTCTTGCCGCCGGGATTGTTGGGTTTAATCTGAATGTGGCAACACCCCGAGGGTTTGAGCCCAACGCCGAAATCACCGCCCAGAGCCGCGAATTTGCGGCAAAGAGCGGGGCAATGTTGAAATTCACTTATGACCCGTGTGAGGCGGTGGCGAATGCCGATTTTATCTACACCGATGTATGGGCTTCAATGGGCCAGGAGGATGAGGCGGCGCAACGGCGCCAGATATTCCAGCCGTTTCAGGTGAACCGGGCGCTGCTGGCACGGGCAAAACCAACGACCAAAGTTTTGCACTGTCTGCCGGCACATCGGGGCGAAGAGATTACCGACGATGTGCTTGATGGTCCCCAGGCGATTGTTTATGACCAGGCAGAGAATCGGTTGCACATTCAGCGCGCGCTTCTTGCCCGTTTGTTGAAAGATGGCTGA
- a CDS encoding anaerobic ribonucleoside-triphosphate reductase activating protein, translated as MRILGFVPTSLIDWDGKISSVIFIGGCNFVCPFCHNSSIANDDPALPEITWEELKPELERKLGWLDGVVVTGGEPLMHPEIFELCADIKRLGLKVKLDTNGSFPYALKRAMALQLVDFVAMDVKAPFNERYSIACGRDLPNLAPLRRSVKLLLQWDKEAEFRITLVPGLVEKGDMEAIGTILKGAKRVILQQFVPENARLKSYREKVPYSRSDAEEMQKTLSRFVSEVKLRGKFF; from the coding sequence ATGCGCATCCTCGGTTTTGTCCCGACATCACTGATTGACTGGGATGGCAAAATCAGTTCGGTGATTTTCATTGGCGGGTGTAATTTTGTCTGTCCTTTCTGCCATAACAGTTCAATCGCCAACGACGACCCGGCGTTGCCCGAGATTACCTGGGAGGAACTTAAACCGGAACTAGAGCGGAAACTGGGCTGGCTCGATGGTGTTGTCGTAACCGGTGGTGAACCGTTGATGCATCCGGAGATATTTGAGTTGTGCGCGGATATCAAGCGGCTGGGGTTGAAAGTGAAACTGGATACCAATGGCTCGTTTCCCTATGCCCTGAAAAGGGCAATGGCGTTGCAACTGGTTGACTTTGTGGCGATGGATGTCAAGGCACCATTTAACGAGCGTTATTCAATCGCCTGCGGTCGGGATTTGCCGAATCTGGCACCGTTGCGCCGTTCTGTTAAGTTACTGCTGCAATGGGACAAGGAGGCTGAGTTCCGGATTACACTGGTGCCCGGTCTGGTGGAGAAGGGTGATATGGAGGCTATTGGTACCATTTTGAAAGGGGCAAAACGGGTGATTTTGCAGCAGTTTGTCCCGGAGAACGCCCGGTTGAAAAGTTATCGGGAAAAGGTACCTTATTCCCGGTCTGATGCCGAGGAGATGCAGAAAACGCTGAGTCGTTTTGTCAGCGAGGTCAAGCTGCGGGGCAAATTTTTCTGA
- a CDS encoding GspE/PulE family protein has product MADEQTPVEESGSVLEQRYGVPFIDLTTFKLDSEVLQLFPEEFLRKNKLIPLFRSGNTLAVAMVDPGDIFTIDEVRRTTGMEVEPMVCREIDLYQALNQYYAAPEPADIPDEPEVTSLDDLPEEESAAVAEQGLEPRKLEEMASEAPVVRWVNQMIIRAVRERASDIHIEPTREGLRVRFRIDGILHPIVSPKKALQLAVVSRIKIMSKMNIAEKRVPQDGRYGAIVDGREIDFRVSTFPTTYGEKVVMRILDRMRLLSLDELGLVEESYETLREMIAKPHGVILITGPTGSGKSTTLYAILNEIRSSDKNIITIEDPVEYDIDDICQSQVNERAGYTYLVGLRHILRQDPDVIMIGEIRDAETAGVAIRAALTGQLVFSTIHTNDAPGTVTRLIDMGIEPFLVASGLEGVVAQRLVRRICPKCKVPYDPPAKMLEEFDLPPGTKFYKGKGCEHCRNTGYRGRMGIFEVMKLNDRIRELVVTRPPTSAIRALAREYGMKTLWEDGMRKVLNGVTTIEEVMDEAEKVE; this is encoded by the coding sequence ATGGCAGACGAGCAGACGCCGGTTGAAGAAAGTGGTTCTGTACTGGAACAGCGTTACGGGGTTCCGTTTATTGACTTGACAACTTTTAAACTTGATTCTGAGGTATTGCAACTCTTCCCCGAAGAGTTTTTGCGTAAGAATAAGTTAATACCCCTTTTCCGTTCCGGCAACACCCTGGCGGTCGCAATGGTTGACCCGGGCGACATTTTTACCATTGATGAGGTAAGGCGGACAACCGGGATGGAGGTTGAACCGATGGTTTGCCGGGAGATTGACCTTTACCAGGCGCTGAATCAGTACTACGCCGCGCCCGAACCCGCGGACATCCCGGATGAGCCCGAGGTCACCAGCCTTGATGACCTGCCCGAGGAGGAAAGCGCGGCGGTTGCCGAGCAGGGGCTGGAACCGCGCAAACTGGAGGAGATGGCTTCCGAAGCACCGGTGGTACGATGGGTGAACCAGATGATTATTCGGGCGGTGCGCGAACGGGCAAGTGACATCCATATCGAACCGACCCGGGAAGGGTTGCGGGTCCGGTTCCGCATTGACGGTATTCTCCATCCCATTGTCTCGCCGAAAAAGGCGCTGCAGCTGGCGGTCGTTTCCCGTATCAAGATTATGTCAAAAATGAACATCGCCGAAAAGCGGGTGCCGCAGGACGGGCGCTACGGCGCAATCGTTGATGGCCGGGAGATTGACTTCCGTGTTTCCACATTCCCGACGACTTACGGCGAAAAGGTGGTGATGCGTATCCTCGACCGGATGCGCCTGCTGTCGCTGGACGAACTGGGTCTGGTTGAGGAGTCTTATGAGACATTGCGGGAGATGATTGCCAAACCGCACGGCGTTATTCTCATCACCGGTCCGACCGGTTCGGGTAAGTCCACGACGCTGTATGCGATTTTAAATGAGATTCGTTCCAGTGATAAAAATATCATTACGATTGAGGACCCGGTGGAGTACGATATTGACGACATCTGCCAATCGCAGGTGAATGAGCGCGCCGGCTATACCTATCTGGTTGGATTGCGGCACATTCTGCGTCAGGACCCGGATGTGATTATGATTGGTGAAATTCGTGACGCCGAAACCGCCGGGGTGGCGATTCGTGCCGCTCTTACCGGTCAGCTGGTTTTCTCAACGATTCACACCAACGACGCACCGGGCACTGTGACCCGATTGATTGATATGGGGATTGAGCCATTTCTGGTTGCCTCCGGTCTTGAAGGTGTTGTTGCCCAGCGATTGGTGCGCCGGATTTGTCCGAAATGTAAAGTTCCCTATGACCCACCGGCAAAGATGCTGGAGGAGTTTGACCTACCGCCGGGAACAAAGTTTTACAAAGGTAAGGGGTGTGAGCACTGTCGGAACACCGGGTACCGGGGCCGGATGGGAATATTTGAGGTTATGAAGTTGAACGACCGAATTCGGGAACTGGTCGTGACCCGGCCGCCAACTTCGGCAATTCGGGCTTTAGCCCGGGAGTACGGAATGAAGACATTGTGGGAGGACGGAATGCGTAAGGTCCTCAATGGCGTGACGACGATTGAAGAAGTGATGGACGAGGCGGAAAAGGTCGAGTAA
- the lipB gene encoding lipoyl(octanoyl) transferase LipB: MRPAILLQLGSVDYLTALELQHELHRLRHNGTIEDILLLLEHPPVITIGRRANRKNLLVPEEELARRGIKVYQIERGGDITYHGPGQLIGYTIFHLGAGLLGVRRFVEGVEQALIFALKQLGVDAGVKPKQIGVWVQDKKIASLGIAVKDHITLHGFALNVQGDLANFQLINPCGLNPSVMTTIERAGGQTAMPLVRKAVIAGFEQVFGIKFQKNLPRSLTSLTKRLSVFCISSASDRE, encoded by the coding sequence ATGCGTCCGGCAATTTTGCTGCAACTTGGCTCGGTTGACTATCTGACCGCGCTCGAACTCCAGCACGAACTGCACCGGCTCCGGCACAACGGGACGATTGAAGATATCCTGCTACTCCTCGAACACCCGCCCGTCATCACCATTGGCCGCCGGGCAAACAGAAAAAACCTTCTCGTCCCAGAAGAAGAACTTGCTCGCCGGGGCATAAAAGTCTATCAGATTGAGCGGGGTGGAGACATCACCTATCACGGTCCCGGACAACTTATCGGCTACACCATCTTTCATTTAGGCGCCGGGCTCCTCGGAGTGCGCCGTTTTGTCGAAGGGGTGGAACAGGCATTGATATTTGCCCTGAAACAACTCGGTGTTGACGCCGGTGTAAAACCAAAACAGATTGGCGTCTGGGTCCAGGACAAAAAAATCGCCTCCCTGGGCATCGCGGTAAAAGACCACATCACCCTGCACGGCTTTGCCCTCAATGTCCAGGGCGACCTCGCCAACTTTCAACTCATCAACCCCTGCGGTTTAAACCCTTCGGTAATGACCACGATTGAACGCGCCGGCGGTCAGACCGCAATGCCTCTGGTTCGCAAGGCGGTCATCGCCGGATTCGAACAGGTTTTCGGGATTAAATTTCAGAAAAATTTGCCCCGCAGCTTGACCTCGCTGACAAAACGACTCAGCGTTTTCTGCATCTCCTCGGCATCAGACCGGGAATAA
- a CDS encoding low molecular weight protein arginine phosphatase, whose product MGKEKDIARALKQGGVIAPLFGTTCLLSTDKEKIVQLLGTAYQLVHPEKLPPGELKHPELLNLPLVMITETQQPGWAVAPSGLLAAAVASIAQPVWFGIPDQAEDIEETVEIAGNWIKMQLDNDMPADIGPTVLDLSDLPPVVLRKGTPGILKLEQILGTKIHLGPKVILSVLVVCTGNSCRSPLAAAILSQICTELPVVVSSAGIAAPVGNPATQFAIAVGKEMGVDLTSHRARQLDQKMVETADLILVMEQGQRRFILEQVPGAAEKVRLLGGYPEKEEEIPDPIGRSIEFYRQIALLLKSGALRVAADIKSRLKPKHRLEN is encoded by the coding sequence ATGGGTAAGGAAAAGGACATCGCCCGGGCTCTTAAACAGGGCGGAGTTATCGCCCCGCTGTTCGGCACAACCTGCCTGTTGAGCACAGATAAAGAGAAGATTGTCCAACTTTTGGGCACCGCCTATCAACTCGTTCACCCGGAAAAATTACCCCCCGGTGAGTTGAAACACCCCGAACTTTTAAACCTGCCGTTAGTAATGATTACCGAAACACAACAACCGGGCTGGGCCGTTGCACCGTCAGGGTTATTAGCGGCGGCAGTTGCCTCAATTGCGCAGCCGGTCTGGTTCGGCATCCCAGACCAAGCAGAAGATATTGAAGAGACCGTTGAGATTGCTGGTAACTGGATAAAAATGCAACTTGACAATGATATGCCCGCCGATATTGGACCCACCGTCCTTGACCTGTCCGATTTACCCCCGGTTGTTCTGCGTAAAGGCACACCGGGCATACTTAAACTGGAGCAGATTCTCGGGACAAAAATTCATCTCGGTCCGAAAGTGATACTTTCCGTCCTTGTGGTCTGCACCGGCAACTCCTGCCGCAGCCCGCTTGCCGCGGCGATTCTCTCTCAGATTTGCACCGAACTGCCGGTCGTGGTCAGTTCCGCAGGAATTGCGGCACCGGTTGGTAATCCGGCAACCCAGTTCGCAATCGCCGTGGGTAAAGAGATGGGTGTTGACCTCACGAGCCATCGGGCACGGCAACTGGACCAAAAGATGGTTGAAACCGCAGACCTGATTCTCGTAATGGAACAGGGTCAGCGTCGGTTCATTCTTGAACAGGTGCCTGGGGCGGCAGAGAAAGTCCGGCTTTTGGGCGGCTATCCGGAAAAAGAAGAGGAGATTCCAGACCCAATCGGACGCTCGATAGAGTTTTATCGCCAAATCGCACTGCTCCTTAAATCGGGTGCACTCCGGGTTGCCGCAGACATCAAAAGTAGATTAAAACCAAAACATCGCCTTGAAAATTAA
- the purD gene encoding phosphoribosylamine--glycine ligase — translation MRVLVIGSGGREHALVWAFSRSGHNVYCAPGNAGISRLAECADIDPLNINSLAQFARKQKIDLTVVGPEAPLVAGLADEFEKKGLKVFGPNKTAAQLEGDKAFTKNLLAKYNIPTARFAVFEDYNQAAKFISSQRFPIVVKATGLAAGKGVVVANSVEQALTTLNSFMKEGKLGEAGKQVVIEEFLEGEEASIIALCDGAHLHFFVPSQDHKRLLDGDAGPNTGGMGAYAPVPVVTREIFNRVVNEIFNPLLLALKKEGIDYRGAIYAGLMLTPEGPKVLEFNCRFGDPETQVIVPLFEGDLAELCLECALGNLKEQASPEWGKRWALCVVAASQGYPGNYEKGLPISGKLEEGEQTIVFHAGTKMVDDRIVTNGGRVLAVTGLGSTLSEARDRAYYGLGLIHFSGMHYRRDIGEKGLRHLARTVISP, via the coding sequence ATGAGAGTTTTAGTAATCGGCAGCGGTGGTCGCGAGCATGCCCTTGTCTGGGCATTTTCCCGGTCGGGCCATAATGTTTACTGCGCACCGGGTAACGCTGGAATTTCCCGGTTGGCAGAGTGCGCTGATATTGACCCGTTAAACATCAACAGCCTTGCGCAATTTGCCCGCAAGCAGAAAATCGACCTCACCGTGGTTGGACCCGAAGCGCCGCTTGTTGCCGGGCTTGCCGACGAGTTTGAGAAAAAGGGGTTGAAGGTGTTTGGACCAAATAAGACCGCTGCCCAACTGGAAGGCGACAAGGCGTTCACCAAAAATCTCCTTGCTAAATACAACATCCCCACCGCCCGGTTTGCGGTGTTTGAAGACTATAACCAGGCGGCGAAGTTTATATCGAGCCAGCGGTTCCCGATTGTTGTAAAAGCCACCGGTCTGGCAGCGGGCAAAGGTGTTGTTGTTGCCAATTCGGTTGAACAGGCACTGACCACACTTAACAGTTTTATGAAGGAGGGCAAACTGGGTGAAGCGGGCAAACAGGTGGTGATTGAGGAGTTTCTTGAAGGTGAAGAGGCGTCAATCATCGCCCTGTGCGATGGCGCCCACCTCCACTTTTTCGTGCCTTCTCAGGACCACAAACGGCTCCTGGATGGCGATGCCGGACCGAACACCGGCGGTATGGGTGCCTATGCACCGGTGCCCGTGGTAACGAGAGAAATCTTCAATAGAGTGGTAAATGAAATCTTCAACCCCCTGCTGCTGGCTCTTAAAAAGGAGGGGATTGATTACCGGGGTGCAATCTATGCCGGACTGATGCTCACTCCTGAGGGACCAAAGGTTCTGGAGTTCAACTGTCGGTTTGGCGACCCCGAAACCCAGGTTATTGTTCCCCTTTTCGAAGGCGACCTTGCCGAACTGTGCCTTGAATGTGCACTCGGCAACTTAAAAGAGCAGGCATCTCCTGAATGGGGCAAACGCTGGGCACTGTGTGTTGTTGCCGCATCCCAGGGGTACCCGGGCAACTACGAAAAGGGCTTGCCCATCTCCGGCAAACTGGAAGAGGGCGAACAGACAATCGTTTTCCATGCCGGGACAAAAATGGTGGACGACCGGATTGTCACCAATGGTGGAAGAGTACTGGCTGTTACCGGGTTGGGCTCGACTTTGTCTGAAGCCCGGGACCGGGCATATTACGGACTCGGACTTATCCACTTTTCCGGCATGCATTACCGCCGGGACATCGGTGAAAAGGGGCTGAGACACCTCGCCCGCACGGTTATCAGCCCCTGA
- the lpdA gene encoding dihydrolipoyl dehydrogenase, with protein MESKFDAVLIGAGPAGYVGAIRLAQLGKRVAVVEEARVGGVCLNRGCIPVKSLLHAAAVVRNAQEARTMGITFQTPELDPVSLNSWKARIIDRLARGIEFLFKANGVELFRGKARLVAPDRVVVQGNENETELSAPHIIVATGSEPAVLPGLEPDHKKVIDSNSALNLVQLPESIVIVGAGAIGLEFATIFRRLGAKVTVLELCDSILPGIDRDLTTLLQRQMEREGVQFHTGVKGLFCPPPAETARVCAQEPQPLEWQADTVLIAVGRTARTAGLGIENLGIKVDRRGFIVTDQKYETNIKGVYAIGDVRGGHLLAHKAMYEGFNLAEALALNKKPVLGEKKPIPAVVYTDPEIATVGLTETIANEQGLKVKIARVPVNAIGRSLTLNRAEGVCKLVMDEKTGKIVGGGVVAPGADVLIAEITIAVELGLTAEQLGKPVHPHPTMSELVFETAHALLGSAIHIVNR; from the coding sequence ATGGAAAGCAAATTTGATGCGGTACTGATCGGTGCCGGTCCTGCCGGTTATGTTGGGGCAATCCGTCTTGCCCAACTGGGCAAAAGGGTTGCCGTGGTGGAAGAAGCCCGAGTCGGCGGGGTCTGTTTAAATCGCGGCTGCATTCCGGTAAAATCACTGCTCCATGCCGCGGCTGTGGTGCGCAATGCCCAGGAAGCCCGGACAATGGGTATCACATTTCAGACACCCGAACTGGACCCGGTAAGCCTTAACTCCTGGAAGGCACGCATCATCGACCGCTTGGCACGGGGTATTGAGTTCCTGTTCAAAGCCAATGGTGTCGAACTGTTCCGGGGTAAAGCCCGACTCGTTGCACCGGACCGGGTTGTTGTCCAGGGAAACGAAAACGAAACTGAACTTTCTGCCCCCCATATCATCGTCGCCACCGGCTCGGAGCCAGCGGTTTTACCCGGGCTGGAACCGGACCACAAAAAGGTCATCGACTCCAACAGCGCCCTGAACTTAGTCCAGTTGCCCGAAAGCATCGTCATCGTCGGCGCGGGCGCAATTGGACTGGAGTTCGCAACCATCTTCCGGCGTCTTGGTGCTAAAGTGACCGTGCTTGAACTGTGCGACTCAATTTTGCCCGGGATTGACCGCGACCTTACCACCCTGCTCCAGCGCCAGATGGAACGGGAAGGAGTCCAGTTTCACACCGGGGTCAAAGGCTTATTTTGCCCTCCGCCAGCGGAAACCGCCCGGGTTTGCGCCCAGGAACCACAACCCCTTGAATGGCAGGCGGACACGGTACTAATCGCGGTGGGCAGAACCGCCCGCACTGCGGGACTGGGAATTGAAAATCTGGGGATAAAGGTCGACCGCCGCGGCTTTATTGTGACCGACCAGAAATACGAGACAAACATCAAGGGCGTTTACGCAATCGGTGATGTCCGGGGCGGGCATCTTCTTGCCCATAAGGCGATGTACGAAGGTTTCAACCTTGCCGAGGCGCTTGCTTTAAATAAGAAACCGGTTCTCGGAGAAAAGAAGCCCATCCCCGCAGTTGTTTACACCGACCCAGAAATTGCCACCGTCGGCTTGACCGAAACAATTGCCAACGAACAGGGTTTAAAGGTTAAAATCGCCCGGGTACCGGTGAACGCCATTGGCAGGTCTTTGACATTAAACCGCGCCGAAGGTGTTTGCAAACTCGTGATGGACGAAAAAACCGGTAAAATCGTTGGTGGTGGCGTTGTTGCACCCGGCGCTGATGTCCTCATCGCCGAAATCACCATTGCGGTCGAACTGGGTTTGACCGCGGAACAGTTAGGTAAACCGGTTCATCCCCATCCGACGATGAGCGAACTGGTGTTTGAAACCGCCCACGCCCTGCTCGGCAGTGCCATTCACATCGTGAACCGCTAA